A stretch of Geomonas oryzisoli DNA encodes these proteins:
- the cysW gene encoding sulfate ABC transporter permease subunit CysW — protein MVGKGLNRERKGATVTEPAWVRWLLISVALAFLALFLVVPLAAVFSQALEKGWEAYLAALTEPDTISAIRLTLITAAVCVPLNLFFGIVAAWAIAKFSFPGKSFLVTLIDLPFSVSPVVSGLIYVLIFGLQGWLGPWLQEHDIKIIFAVPGIILATIFVTFPFIARELIPLMEAQGRDEEEAALTLGANGLQTFLRVTFPNIKWGILYGVILCNARAMGEFGAVSVVSGHVRGSTNTIPLQVEILYNEYSYAAAFAVASLLALLALVTLAVKTVSEWKVPQTISAVETER, from the coding sequence ATGGTGGGTAAGGGACTTAACAGGGAGAGAAAAGGGGCAACGGTCACGGAACCGGCCTGGGTGCGTTGGCTGCTGATCTCAGTAGCACTTGCTTTCCTGGCGCTGTTCCTGGTGGTGCCGCTCGCCGCTGTGTTTTCACAGGCGTTGGAAAAGGGGTGGGAGGCGTACCTCGCCGCGCTCACAGAACCCGACACGATCTCGGCCATCCGGCTCACGCTGATCACCGCCGCGGTCTGCGTACCCTTGAACCTCTTCTTCGGCATCGTCGCGGCCTGGGCCATCGCCAAGTTCAGCTTCCCCGGCAAAAGCTTCCTGGTCACGCTGATCGACCTGCCGTTCTCGGTCTCGCCGGTGGTCTCCGGCCTCATCTACGTGCTGATCTTCGGCCTGCAAGGGTGGCTCGGCCCCTGGCTGCAGGAGCACGACATCAAGATCATCTTCGCGGTCCCGGGGATCATTCTCGCCACCATCTTCGTCACCTTCCCGTTCATCGCGCGGGAGTTGATCCCGCTTATGGAGGCGCAGGGGCGCGATGAGGAGGAAGCGGCGCTCACTCTTGGAGCCAACGGCCTGCAGACCTTCCTGCGGGTCACCTTCCCCAACATCAAGTGGGGCATCCTCTACGGCGTCATCCTCTGCAACGCCAGGGCCATGGGGGAGTTCGGTGCAGTCTCCGTCGTGTCCGGCCACGTGCGCGGATCGACCAATACCATCCCGCTCCAGGTTGAGATCCTCTACAACGAGTACAGTTACGCAGCGGCCTTCGCGGTGGCATCTCTCCTCGC